GTTCAACGATTGTCGGACATTATTGTTCGGAAATTACTAATTATAGGGAGTCCTACTCATGAACTTATTTCAATTGAAACAACATGGTACGAACGTTAAACAAGAAGTGATGGCAGGCATCACAACGTTCGTGACGATGGCTTATATCTCTGTCGTCAACCCGGCAATTCTGTCAGATGCCGGCATCCCGTTCGCCCAGGCATTCACGGCGACCATCATCGCCATCTTGATCGGTACCGGGCTCATGGCGTTCTACGCCAACCTTCCGATTGCCGTCGCCCCAGGGATGGGACTGAACGCATTCTTCGCGTATACGCTCGTCGCCCAGCAACAGATCACGCCGTCCGCCGCGCTCGGCGTCGTCTTCGTCTCATCGGTCTTCTTCTTGATTTTGTCGCTGTCACCGATTCGGACGAAACTGATTCAAGCCATCCCGGCCTCGCTCAAGCACGCCATCACGACCGGTATTGGTTTGTTCATCGCCTCGCTCGGATTGAAGTTGTCAGGACTCATCGTCGCCGATGAAGCAAACCTCGTTCGCCTCGGGGACTTGTCGTCGCCAAGCGTCCTGCTCGTCCTCGGCGGTTTGATCGTCTCGGCCCTCTTGTTCTCACAGAACGTGCCGGGCTCACTCCTCATCGGGATGGTGCTCACAGGCATCGCGGCCACCTTCATGGGTCTCTTGAAGATTGAAGGCGTGACGGCGATGCCGACATTGCCGGAAGGACTTATGGTCAATCCGCTCACGGCGTTCTCGGACGTCATCCAGTACGGTTTGTTCGGTGCCGTCTTGTCGTTCTTCCTCGTCACGTTGTTCGATACGACCGGAACACTCGTCGGTGTCGGAAAACAGGCCAACTTGTTGAAAGAAGATGGGACGATCGAAAACGGGCACCGCGCCTTGTTCGCCGATTCGCTCGCGACGATGGGCGGCTCGCTCGTCGGGACGAGCCCGTCGACGGCTTATATCGAGTCGGCCGCCGGTGTCGCCCAAGGCGGACGGACCGGTCTTACGACAGCGGTCGTGGCCGCCATGTTCGGACTGACATTGTTCTTCAGCCCGCTCATCGGTGCCATCTCTGGTGTTGCCGCCATCACGGCACCGGCCCTCATCATCGTCGGTGCGCTCATGTTGACGAACGTCCGTTACATCGACTGGACAGACTTCAGCGAATACTTCCCGGCGTTCATGACGATTCTCATCATGCCGCTCTCAGGCAGTATCGAACGCGGGATTGCCTTCGGTTTCATCCTGTATCCGATTTTTAAAGCGATGAACAAAGAAACAGTCCACCCGCTCATCTACTTGTTCGGCGCGCTATTCATCCTGGAAATGTTTTTCTTATAAGTTAGATTCGAGCCCTCGTCGACCGATGAGGGTTTTTCTGTTATCGGGCAGGGTAATGCTGTTTTATAGCAGTCATCTTCTGAATATTGATTCATTATCATTTAGTTCTCAATTAGACAGGATTTGACAATTTTTTGTGAGAATCGTTCCATTTTTCTTTTTTGACCTCGTTTATTATGGAATAATAACTGTGAAACCGTTTTCGATTTTGACTAAGAACAGGAAAGAAGGAATGGACATGCCTAACGTGGCGCTGTTCGTCACTTGTCTCTCCGATACGTTGTTCCCATCGGTAGGACAAGCGACGGTCGAACTATTAGAACATCTAGGTTGTGAAGTCAGTTTCCCATTTGAACAAACGTGTTGCGGGCAGCCCGCTTACAATAGTGGCTACCATGAAGAGACGAAAAAGATTGCGAAACATATGATTGAGACGTTCGAGAAGGCGGATGCTGAGTATATCGTCGGTCCGTCTGGATCTTGTGTCATGATGATGCGCGACTATCCACATTTATTTAAAGATGATCCCGTTTGGAAGGCGCGGGCCGAGGCTCATGCGGCGAAGACGTTCGAGTTGACGCAGTTCATCGTTGACGTGCTCGAAGTGACGGACGTCGGGGCCAAGTTCCCAGCCAAGGCAACGTATCATGCGTCTTGTCATATGACGCGCCTCCTCGGAATCGAGGCGGCACCGGGCCAACTCCTTAAAAATGTCGACGGATTGACGATGCTCCCGCTCGACAATGTCCACAACTGTTGTGGCTTCGGGGGGACGTTCTCCGTCAAAATGCCAGACGTCTCGGTGCAGATGGTCGATGAGAAAGTCGAGTCGATCTTGAACTCGGGAGCCGAAGTGTTGATTGGGGCTGACGCTTCATGTCTGATGAACATCGGGGGACGTTTGCATAAACAAGGTCATCCGATCAAAGTGATGCATATCGCGGAAGTGTTGAACGAAGGGGTGAAACAAGCATGAGTATGGGGATTCGGTTAGATGAGAAGTTTCAGGATCGACGTAAAGACGGAATCGACAATCCGTTCATGCGTCAGGCTGTCAGTTCGGCGCAAAACCGTCTGCGTGACGGTCGTTTAAACGCGGCAGGTGAACTCGGGGATTGGGAAGCGTTCCGGGACCATTCGGAAGAGATTCGCCAACACGTACTCGAACATCTCGACTATTACTTATATCAATTGAGCGAGAACATCTCGAAACGAGGCGGCAACGTCTTCTTCGCCGAGACGCCGGAAGAAGCAAACCGTTATATCCGGGAAGTTGTACACGCCAAAAACGCCAAACATGTCGTCAAATCGAAGTCGATGGTGACAGAAGAAATCGGGCTGAACGAGGCGCTCCATGAGGAAGGTTGCACGGTCGTCGAGTCCGACCTCGGGGAATGGATCCTTCAACTCGATAATGATCCGCCGTCGCATATCGTCGCCCCGGCCCTCCATAAAGACCGGAACGCTGTCCATGAGACGTTCACGGCCCACGGCTACGAAGGGACGAACGACCCGACCGAGCTCGGGCGCTATGCACGCCGTGAGTTACGAAAAGACTTTTTGAAAGCGGAGGTCGGCATCACCGGCTGTAACTTCGCCATCGCCGAGAGCGGTGCCGTCGGACTCGTCACGAACGAAGGGAACGGCCGCATGGTGACGTCGCTTCCGGACACTGTCATTTCCGTCATGGGGATGGAACGGATCGTCCCGTCATACGAGGAGTTCGAAGTACTCGTCAACATGTTGTGCCGGAGCGCCGTCGGTCAACGACTCACCTCGTACATCACGACGTTCGCTGGCACGCGCGATCACGGCGAAGTCGATGGACCTGAGGAGTTCCATCTCGTCATCGTCGACAACAAACGTTCCGGCATCCTCGGCACACAGTTCCAATCTGTCCTTCAATGCATCCGTTGTGCGGCCTGTATCAACGTCTGTCCCGTGTACCGCCACATCGGTGGTCATGCCTACGGCTCGATTTATCCGGGTCCGATCGGCGCCGTGCTCGCCCCGCTCCTCGACGGCTACGAGAATTATAAAGAGTTGCCGTATGCCTCGAGTCTATGCGGTGCCTGTACGGAAGCCTGCCCGGTCAAGATTCCGCTCCACGAGCTATTGATCGAACATCGCCGTGTCATCGTCGAAGAGAAAAAACAGTCACCGTTCGTCGAGCGCATTGCCATGAAAGGCTTTGCGGTCACGTCGTCGAGCCCGTTCTTGTTCGAAGCGGCCGAACACATCGCGCCGTTCGCATCGTCCCCATTCACGAAAGCGGGACAAATCGAGAAAGGCTTGCCGGCCTGGACGGATTCGAAAGACTTGCCGCAACCCGCCAAGCAGACGGTACGGGATTGGTTCAAGAAACGGGGGAATGTAGAATGAATCCAGGA
This sequence is a window from Exiguobacterium mexicanum. Protein-coding genes within it:
- a CDS encoding NCS2 family permease, which produces MNLFQLKQHGTNVKQEVMAGITTFVTMAYISVVNPAILSDAGIPFAQAFTATIIAILIGTGLMAFYANLPIAVAPGMGLNAFFAYTLVAQQQITPSAALGVVFVSSVFFLILSLSPIRTKLIQAIPASLKHAITTGIGLFIASLGLKLSGLIVADEANLVRLGDLSSPSVLLVLGGLIVSALLFSQNVPGSLLIGMVLTGIAATFMGLLKIEGVTAMPTLPEGLMVNPLTAFSDVIQYGLFGAVLSFFLVTLFDTTGTLVGVGKQANLLKEDGTIENGHRALFADSLATMGGSLVGTSPSTAYIESAAGVAQGGRTGLTTAVVAAMFGLTLFFSPLIGAISGVAAITAPALIIVGALMLTNVRYIDWTDFSEYFPAFMTILIMPLSGSIERGIAFGFILYPIFKAMNKETVHPLIYLFGALFILEMFFL
- a CDS encoding LutB/LldF family L-lactate oxidation iron-sulfur protein, yielding MGIRLDEKFQDRRKDGIDNPFMRQAVSSAQNRLRDGRLNAAGELGDWEAFRDHSEEIRQHVLEHLDYYLYQLSENISKRGGNVFFAETPEEANRYIREVVHAKNAKHVVKSKSMVTEEIGLNEALHEEGCTVVESDLGEWILQLDNDPPSHIVAPALHKDRNAVHETFTAHGYEGTNDPTELGRYARRELRKDFLKAEVGITGCNFAIAESGAVGLVTNEGNGRMVTSLPDTVISVMGMERIVPSYEEFEVLVNMLCRSAVGQRLTSYITTFAGTRDHGEVDGPEEFHLVIVDNKRSGILGTQFQSVLQCIRCAACINVCPVYRHIGGHAYGSIYPGPIGAVLAPLLDGYENYKELPYASSLCGACTEACPVKIPLHELLIEHRRVIVEEKKQSPFVERIAMKGFAVTSSSPFLFEAAEHIAPFASSPFTKAGQIEKGLPAWTDSKDLPQPAKQTVRDWFKKRGNVE
- a CDS encoding (Fe-S)-binding protein, which codes for MPNVALFVTCLSDTLFPSVGQATVELLEHLGCEVSFPFEQTCCGQPAYNSGYHEETKKIAKHMIETFEKADAEYIVGPSGSCVMMMRDYPHLFKDDPVWKARAEAHAAKTFELTQFIVDVLEVTDVGAKFPAKATYHASCHMTRLLGIEAAPGQLLKNVDGLTMLPLDNVHNCCGFGGTFSVKMPDVSVQMVDEKVESILNSGAEVLIGADASCLMNIGGRLHKQGHPIKVMHIAEVLNEGVKQA